The DNA window GTCGCCGGCGATCTTCTTCCACTTCAGCGTCGCGGTCCGCTCCTCCATGTTGGTGATGATCGAATAGAACTCGACGAGCTGGTCGCGGGTGTCGCGGATGTCGGCGCCGATCGGGTCCTCGACGGTCGCGCTCGGCGCATACAGATCGGCGATCTGCTCGGCCGTCCCGGTGTTGAGGAACTCGATGTAGGACTCCACCGCGGCGTCGATCTTGTCGACGAGGCTCGTCTGCTCAACGGTCATCTGCACATACCTCCAGAATTAGAACGTGTTCTAGTTCGACGGTATCACGCAGACCGGGTCACCTCCGGTCCATTGGACGATCGACGCCACCGACCTCAGCGGCGGCGATTTGATAGGTTCACCGAACTGGCTTATGGCGAACTCATCCGGGGGAAAGGTCGGGGTTCGACGATGATCGTGCGAGACCGATGACCGGCGCACCACCGCCGAACGATCCCCCGGAGCGGTCGCCCTGGGCACGCCCGACGGCCGGCGATCCCCACGGCTACCCGGCACCGCGTGATGAATGGGCGCCGCGTGATGAATGGGCGCCGCGTGATGAATGGGCGACGCGTGCTGAATGGGCATCGCCCGTCCCGCCCTCCCCCGGCCCAGTCCCTGCCGCGCCGCAGTGGGGCAGCCGCATCGGCGACGCGGATGCGACCCTCGCACCGGTCTGGGCTGGTACCGCCCATCGACCCGGTCTCATCCCGCTGCGGCCGCTCGACATCGGCGATCTGCTCCAGGCGACGTGGTCGGCCGTCC is part of the Gordonia bronchialis DSM 43247 genome and encodes:
- a CDS encoding nuclear transport factor 2 family protein, with the protein product MTVEQTSLVDKIDAAVESYIEFLNTGTAEQIADLYAPSATVEDPIGADIRDTRDQLVEFYSIITNMEERTATLKWKKIAGDTAVFEFTLVTGTSGMRFEITPVDIMVFDADGKVSSMRAVWQPEDLKQL